A single genomic interval of Mustelus asterias chromosome 13, sMusAst1.hap1.1, whole genome shotgun sequence harbors:
- the xbp1 gene encoding X-box-binding protein 1: protein MVAMNTAGSAKVLLIPGGKPSGLEVSRHISVVYPSQSDSSSAAAGHGHRKRQRLTHLSPEEKALRRKLKNRVAAQTARDRKKARMSELEEQVLEMESENQKLQIENRLLHEKTHSLLSENQELRQRLGMEVLDTEKEKILLQARVDEISLAAGSAESAALRLRVPLQQVQAQMTASLTASTWILTAITLQTLSLISSWAFWTTLTQKPCSDSARRSLGPLLTWRIAPTAKTMIPYQPPTLLLWGPHQQSWKPLMN from the exons atggtggCGATGAACACTGCGGGCTCGGCCAAAGTGCTGCTGATCCCGGGAGGGAAACCGAGCGGGCTGGAGGTCAGCCGTCACATCTCGGTGGTGTACCCGTCCCAGAGCGACTCGTCCTCGGCGGCAGCCGGCCACGGACACAGGAAAAGGCAGCGGCTCACTCACCTCAGCCCCGAGGAGAAGGCACTGCGGAG GAAGCTGAAGAACCGAGTGGCGGCACAAACAGCCCGAGACAGGAAAAAAGCTCGCATGTCTGAGCTGGAAGAGCAAGTGTTGGAGATGGAATCTGAG AATCAGAAACTACAGATCGAAAACCGACTCCTACATGAGAAGACACACAGCCTTCTGTCTGAGAACCAGGAGCTCAGACAGAGACTAGGCATGGAAGTTTTGGATACCGAGAAAGAGAAG ATACTTCTCCAGGCCAGAGTGGATGAAATCAGCCTGGCAGCTGGGTCAGCTGAGTCCGCAGCACTCAGACTACGTGTGCCTCTGCAGCAGGTGCAGGCCCAAATGACTGCCAGCCTGACAGCTTCCACATGGATACTGACAGCAATAACTCTTCAGACTCTGAG TCTGATCTCTTCCTGGGCTTTCTGGACTACTTTGACCCAGAAGCCTTGCTCCGATTCAGCGAGGAGGAGTCTCGGTCCTTTGCTAACCTGGAGGATTGCGCCTACAGCGAAGACAATGATTCCCTACCAgcctcccaccctcctcctctGGGGGCCCCATCAACAAAGCTGGAAGCCATTAATGAACTGA